The Silene latifolia isolate original U9 population chromosome Y, ASM4854445v1, whole genome shotgun sequence sequence GGGGAAGATATCCTTGAATTCTTTTAGCAAATCACCAACCTTCCCATCTATCACACCGCCACCGTGTGTTTCGTTGGCCACCATTAGATAAATCTGTTCACCATCAACAAGAGCCTCTTCCACCTCACGTTCACTAGCAAATATAGTGAGGTTTGGTTTCTTACCTTGCTTAACACTCATTGATCGAACCACACTTGGAGCCATGGGTTTGAGCACAATCTTCTTCCCTTTATCCCGTAACTCATACTCATTTCTCCTACCATGGTGCAACACATCACGATCAAATAGCCAAGGACGACCCAACAAAACGTGACAAGCGTCCATAGGAACCACATCGCACAAAACCTCATCACTATAAGAACCCATAGTTAAACCCACTCGAACCTATTTCGTAACCTTAATTTGTTGCCATCATTTAACCAATGA is a genomic window containing:
- the LOC141630886 gene encoding uncharacterized protein LOC141630886 encodes the protein MGSYSDEVLCDVVPMDACHVLLGRPWLFDRDVLHHGRRNEYELRDKGKKIVLKPMAPSVVRSMSVKQGKKPNLTIFASEREVEEALVDGEQIYLMVANETHGGGVIDGKVGDLLKEFKDIFPDDLPPGLPPIRGIEHQIDLIPGAPLPNKVAYRCNPEETKELQRQIEELMAQGYVGETLSPRSVTTCLC